A genomic region of Desulfosarcina ovata subsp. ovata contains the following coding sequences:
- a CDS encoding FAD/NAD(P)-binding protein, which yields MQNPYLPYPVRIDDITVEAEDKSLKTFKFVFLNDGDEDQFAYRAGQFAELSIPGKGEIPIGIASSPVEKGFVKFTVNRAGVVTTHLHNMRAGDRMGLRGPLGNCYPWDLLEGKNILIVGGGFAFTTLRSSIVYMLDPANRSRFGNIDVVYGARSPGMLLYKDELVEWEKRDDINMHITVDGTDDPDWKYNIGFVPPITEQKAPPGGADTYAIVCGPPIMIKFTQPVLEKLGYDHDHIIMSLENRMKCGFGMCGRCGIGKELVCKDGPVFTLNQINRTPREY from the coding sequence ATGCAAAATCCATATTTACCCTATCCGGTCCGCATTGACGACATCACCGTCGAGGCCGAGGACAAAAGCCTGAAGACGTTCAAATTCGTCTTTTTGAACGATGGCGACGAAGATCAATTCGCTTACCGGGCCGGCCAGTTCGCCGAGCTCTCCATCCCCGGCAAGGGGGAAATCCCCATCGGCATCGCCTCCTCGCCCGTGGAAAAGGGATTCGTCAAATTCACCGTCAACCGTGCCGGTGTGGTCACCACCCACCTGCACAACATGCGCGCGGGCGATCGCATGGGCCTCAGGGGGCCCTTGGGCAATTGTTATCCCTGGGATCTTTTGGAGGGCAAAAACATCCTCATCGTGGGCGGTGGGTTCGCCTTCACCACCCTGCGGTCGTCGATTGTCTATATGCTCGATCCGGCCAACCGTTCCCGGTTCGGCAATATCGACGTGGTTTACGGGGCCCGCAGCCCGGGCATGCTGCTCTACAAGGACGAACTGGTGGAATGGGAAAAACGTGACGACATCAACATGCACATCACCGTGGATGGCACCGACGATCCGGACTGGAAATACAACATCGGGTTCGTGCCGCCCATCACCGAGCAGAAGGCCCCTCCGGGCGGCGCGGACACCTATGCCATTGTGTGCGGCCCGCCGATCATGATCAAGTTCACCCAGCCGGTGCTGGAGAAATTGGGCTACGACCATGACCATATCATCATGAGCCTGGAAAACCGCATGAAGTGCGGTTTCGGCATGTGCGGCCGCTGCGGTATCGGAAAGGAACTGGTCTGCAAGGACGGCCCGGTCTTCACCCTGAACCAGATTAATCGGACCCCGAGAGAATACTAG
- a CDS encoding TusE/DsrC/DsvC family sulfur relay protein: protein MPTIEFGGKSFTVDEDGFIDDYTNWSEEWVQFVKKEEGIDELNDEHKKVVSVLREYYEKNGIAPMVRVLSKVTGFKLKHIYELFPSGPGKGACKMAGLPKPTGCV, encoded by the coding sequence ATGCCGACAATCGAATTTGGTGGAAAAAGTTTTACCGTTGACGAAGATGGTTTCATTGATGATTACACCAACTGGTCTGAAGAGTGGGTTCAGTTTGTCAAAAAGGAAGAAGGTATTGACGAATTGAATGATGAACACAAAAAAGTCGTCTCCGTACTCCGCGAGTACTATGAGAAAAATGGCATTGCCCCCATGGTTCGCGTGCTCTCCAAAGTGACCGGCTTCAAACTGAAACACATTTACGAGCTGTTCCCTTCAGGACCTGGAAAAGGAGCCTGTAAGATGGCTGGCCTGCCGAAACCCACCGGCTGCGTCTAA
- a CDS encoding secondary thiamine-phosphate synthase enzyme YjbQ — protein sequence MRIPIKTHTQTEMIDVTARIQQQVTESGVANGLCVVFVPHTTAAVTINESADPAVREDILMVLNQMVPWKAAYRHMEGNSPAHLKTTLVGSSETIAVEDGQLVLGTWQGIFFCEFDGPRTRKLDIRLIGA from the coding sequence ATGCGTATCCCCATCAAGACCCACACGCAAACCGAAATGATCGATGTCACCGCCCGGATCCAGCAGCAGGTCACCGAAAGTGGCGTCGCCAACGGCCTGTGTGTGGTTTTCGTGCCCCACACCACCGCCGCCGTAACCATCAACGAAAGTGCCGACCCGGCTGTCCGCGAAGACATTCTCATGGTACTCAACCAGATGGTTCCCTGGAAAGCGGCTTATCGGCATATGGAAGGCAACTCGCCGGCCCATTTGAAAACCACCCTTGTCGGTTCTTCGGAAACCATTGCCGTGGAAGATGGTCAACTGGTGCTGGGAACCTGGCAGGGAATTTTTTTCTGTGAATTTGACGGGCCTCGAACCCGAAAACTGGACATTCGCCTGATCGGGGCATGA
- a CDS encoding nitrilase-related carbon-nitrogen hydrolase encodes MMKRDIRIAAVVCRCPVGSTARNLERVRNWVLRAKKRGAHLVCFPEMNLTGYSNRREITPHAIDARGPEIGTLIHLARNQEIALLVGFAEKTGDGSLYASHMVITPQGRTGIYRKLHLAPPEVEYFCAGTHLPVFHWSGIRFGIQLCYDAHFPELSTRMAEAHADVIFLPHASPRGQAADKHQSWMRHLPARAFDNALFIVACNQTGDNTNGLTFPGNAVVLSPSGEIIDTLLTGKSGMLITDLNSRQIDHVRNHRMRYFLPNRRPELYRQPIQNEDLDG; translated from the coding sequence ATGATGAAGCGCGACATCCGCATTGCCGCCGTGGTCTGCCGCTGCCCTGTGGGTTCGACCGCTCGCAATCTGGAAAGAGTCCGCAACTGGGTGCTACGGGCCAAAAAACGCGGGGCGCATTTGGTCTGCTTCCCTGAAATGAATCTGACCGGTTACAGTAACCGCCGGGAAATAACACCCCATGCCATCGACGCCCGGGGACCGGAGATCGGCACCCTGATCCATCTGGCCCGAAACCAGGAAATCGCCCTTTTGGTCGGATTTGCCGAAAAAACCGGAGATGGATCCCTCTATGCCAGCCACATGGTCATCACCCCCCAGGGACGCACCGGAATTTACCGCAAACTGCACTTGGCCCCGCCGGAGGTGGAATACTTCTGTGCCGGTACGCACCTGCCGGTGTTCCACTGGTCAGGCATCCGCTTCGGTATCCAGCTGTGTTATGATGCTCATTTCCCGGAGTTGTCCACCCGTATGGCCGAAGCCCACGCCGATGTGATTTTCCTTCCGCATGCCTCGCCACGCGGTCAGGCAGCGGACAAACATCAGTCATGGATGCGCCACCTCCCGGCCCGGGCCTTTGACAATGCCCTTTTCATCGTTGCCTGCAACCAGACCGGCGACAACACCAACGGCTTGACCTTTCCCGGCAATGCCGTGGTCCTCTCTCCATCCGGTGAAATCATCGATACCCTGCTTACCGGAAAATCGGGAATGCTCATCACCGATTTGAACAGCCGGCAGATCGACCATGTCCGCAATCACCGGATGCGCTATTTCCTGCCCAACCGGCGTCCCGAGTTGTACCGCCAGCCAATCCAGAATGAGGATCTGGACGGATAA
- a CDS encoding YkgJ family cysteine cluster protein translates to MTCRRCGTCCEKGGPSLHHADFSLVADGLIPARCLFTIRQGERVRDNVRDRLIPLNHEIVKIKGRDGKWTCCFYDRDRRGCGIYAHRPLECRVLDCRDTRQIEAIYEIDRLTRKELLEPAPAVWELVTAHEQRCSYALLGRLIGLGCTDGRYREESAIFEMLRYDAHLRELVVGNGGMDASMLDFIFGRPLSTTIHMFGVRLVRGDGDYRLVESTATAGTRPSFST, encoded by the coding sequence ATGACCTGCCGGCGCTGCGGGACCTGTTGTGAAAAGGGCGGGCCGTCCCTGCATCATGCGGATTTTTCCCTGGTGGCCGACGGCCTGATCCCGGCCCGCTGTCTGTTTACCATTCGGCAAGGCGAACGGGTGCGGGACAATGTGCGCGATCGGCTGATTCCGCTGAACCACGAAATTGTCAAGATCAAAGGCCGCGACGGCAAATGGACCTGCTGTTTCTATGACCGTGACCGGCGGGGATGCGGGATTTACGCTCACCGGCCATTGGAGTGCCGGGTACTGGATTGCCGGGACACACGACAGATTGAAGCGATCTATGAGATCGACCGGCTGACCCGCAAGGAACTACTGGAACCGGCGCCGGCGGTGTGGGAGCTCGTCACGGCCCATGAACAGCGCTGCAGTTACGCCCTTTTGGGGCGGCTGATCGGATTGGGTTGCACGGACGGCCGCTACCGGGAGGAATCGGCCATTTTCGAGATGTTGCGCTACGATGCCCACCTGCGCGAACTGGTGGTTGGCAACGGCGGGATGGACGCGTCCATGCTGGATTTTATTTTCGGCCGTCCGCTGTCGACGACGATTCATATGTTCGGCGTCCGGCTGGTACGGGGAGACGGGGATTATCGACTGGTCGAGTCCACCGCCACTGCCGGCACGCGCCCATCATTTTCCACCTGA
- a CDS encoding DUF4276 family protein, translated as MSLKYTLITDGPSDRALLSVLNWVCREQYPGPVESQWFDPRPLSASLMPLGKRLRLSIELYPCNILFVHRDSEGQDPQTRYDEISEAAESLSTAGESIPFICVVPVRMTEAWFLFDEKAIRWASGNPNGKTALDLPILKTVERLPDPKSRLFESLKTASGLNTRRQKKLKLSQCRLRLAERIVDFSPLRVLPAFQRLENDVQSFCRVLNENGFQR; from the coding sequence ATGTCGCTAAAATATACATTAATTACAGATGGCCCTTCAGACCGGGCGCTTCTTTCGGTCCTGAATTGGGTTTGCCGAGAGCAATACCCAGGCCCAGTTGAGAGCCAATGGTTTGATCCTAGACCGCTATCTGCTTCTTTGATGCCTTTGGGAAAACGATTACGATTGAGCATTGAACTTTATCCTTGCAATATCTTGTTCGTTCACCGGGACTCAGAAGGCCAAGATCCGCAAACTCGGTATGACGAAATATCGGAAGCCGCCGAATCGCTTTCGACGGCTGGAGAGAGCATCCCATTTATATGTGTGGTACCTGTAAGAATGACTGAGGCTTGGTTTCTTTTTGACGAAAAAGCAATTCGTTGGGCATCGGGAAATCCAAATGGGAAAACTGCATTGGATCTACCGATATTAAAGACGGTTGAACGTTTGCCGGATCCCAAATCACGGCTTTTTGAATCCCTTAAAACGGCAAGCGGTCTAAACACGAGAAGGCAGAAAAAACTAAAATTATCTCAATGCAGGCTTCGACTTGCGGAAAGAATCGTTGATTTTTCGCCGTTACGTGTCCTTCCTGCTTTTCAACGTTTGGAGAACGATGTTCAGTCATTTTGCCGAGTATTAAACGAAAATGGATTCCAACGATGA
- a CDS encoding AAA family ATPase — MLTRLKVHGFKNLMDVDVRFGPFTCIAGTNGVGKSNLFDAIRFLSALSDMTLLEAASSVRDEGGKAPDVRGLFFRTGNKPLNKMFFEAEMIVPEKVIDDFGKEGTAKITILRYVLELKYRAADSRKATTIGGDLEIVREELVYIQKGEALKHLLFKPSKEWRESAVIGASRTPFISTVEEDGRTIIKLHQDGSGGRPSHHVAESLPRTLLSSGSASESPTVLCARREMASWRLLQLEPSRLRQPSEFNSPNQISPAGDYLSATLYHMAQSAKDQGVAPDEDSVYCQVSNRLSELIGHVDLVRVDRDDKRELFTLMLRETRTTEFPARALSDGTLRFLALAVIEMDIRSGGLICLEEPENGIHPVRIPAILRLLKDVATDVKEPIEPGNPLRQVIVNTHSPAVVSEVPDDSLIVAEVVETIINGNRGNKVRFSCLDKTWRSNAPEKPPIVAKGKLLSYLNPRVISSIADEELEPISQRVEPRFCKVRNREDLQQLSLPLENPSCR; from the coding sequence ATGCTTACACGCCTTAAAGTTCATGGGTTCAAGAATCTAATGGATGTCGATGTCCGTTTTGGCCCATTTACTTGTATTGCTGGAACCAATGGTGTCGGAAAATCAAATTTGTTCGATGCAATTCGATTTTTGTCAGCTTTGTCAGATATGACTCTGCTGGAAGCCGCATCATCAGTCCGGGATGAAGGTGGAAAAGCGCCGGACGTTCGTGGGCTTTTTTTTAGAACGGGCAATAAGCCTTTGAATAAAATGTTTTTTGAAGCGGAAATGATCGTTCCTGAAAAGGTGATAGACGATTTTGGTAAGGAAGGGACTGCCAAAATTACAATTCTTCGATACGTTTTAGAATTAAAGTACCGGGCAGCAGATTCCAGAAAAGCAACAACAATTGGTGGCGATCTTGAAATTGTCCGTGAAGAGCTCGTGTATATTCAAAAAGGGGAGGCGTTGAAGCATCTTCTTTTCAAACCAAGCAAAGAATGGCGTGAAAGTGCTGTCATCGGCGCAAGTCGCACACCATTCATATCAACAGTCGAAGAGGATGGGCGGACAATCATCAAACTCCATCAAGATGGGAGTGGAGGGCGTCCCTCTCACCATGTCGCGGAGTCGTTGCCGAGAACTTTGCTGTCTTCCGGAAGTGCAAGCGAAAGCCCAACCGTATTGTGTGCGCGGCGCGAGATGGCTTCATGGCGATTATTGCAGCTTGAACCCTCCCGCCTTCGTCAACCGAGCGAATTCAACAGCCCCAACCAGATCAGTCCCGCAGGTGATTACCTTTCCGCCACCCTATACCACATGGCACAGAGCGCAAAAGATCAAGGTGTTGCACCAGATGAAGATTCTGTTTATTGCCAAGTTTCAAATCGGCTCAGTGAACTGATTGGGCATGTCGATTTGGTGAGAGTGGATCGGGATGATAAAAGAGAATTGTTTACTTTAATGCTAAGGGAGACGCGCACAACAGAGTTCCCCGCACGGGCGTTGTCTGATGGGACATTGCGGTTCTTAGCCCTTGCGGTTATTGAAATGGATATTCGAAGTGGCGGCCTTATCTGTTTGGAAGAGCCTGAAAATGGCATTCACCCAGTGCGCATCCCGGCGATATTGCGTTTGCTAAAAGATGTGGCAACTGACGTGAAAGAACCCATAGAACCAGGAAATCCATTGAGGCAGGTCATCGTCAACACGCATTCACCGGCGGTGGTCAGCGAAGTCCCTGATGATTCACTGATTGTAGCCGAAGTCGTAGAAACGATAATCAATGGAAATCGTGGAAATAAAGTCCGCTTTTCATGTTTGGACAAAACGTGGCGTTCAAATGCCCCCGAAAAACCACCTATTGTGGCAAAAGGGAAATTGCTGTCCTATTTAAACCCCCGGGTTATCTCGTCAATTGCTGATGAAGAATTAGAACCGATCAGTCAGAGAGTTGAGCCGCGTTTCTGTAAAGTCCGCAACCGTGAGGATCTTCAGCAACTTTCATTGCCGCTTGAGAATCCATCATGTCGCTAA
- a CDS encoding efflux RND transporter permease subunit, giving the protein MDRDLLGPETEGDRRKSGPIAWMAGHTVAANLLMVVFLVGGLIFSRQIKKEVFPDFELDIVTVYMAYPGASPEEVERGIVLAVEEAIQGIDDIKEVTAVANEGSATVTVEVVEGKNIQRVAQDIQNSVDRITSFPDEAEDARVTVTQRRRYVVSLALFGNPGERILRETAEMVRDRLLQDPGITQVDLSGIRDYEISISVPQATLRAYGLTLEGVAAVIRRAAIELPGGSIKTDSGDVLVRMTERRDFGPQFARIPIITANDGTQVLLGDIADVVDGFEDTDSFATYNGQRAILIDVYRVGEQTPLAVSDAVRRKLVEIRPDLPPGIDLVSRNDRSDIYRQRMDLMLRNGYFGLTLVFILLAIFLEPRLAFWVSLGIPISILGSLFFLPAAGVSINIMSMFAFIITLGIVVDDAIVAGENMYHHRQAGKSWIRAAVAGTREIAMPVTFSVLTNIVAFAPLFFVSGIMGKIFRQIPVVVVAVFAVSLVESLLILPAHIGHRKPRSETGLFGWILRQQERFSHWFSRLVRTRYGPFLDLALRQRFIVICIAITVLMLTVSYIKSGRMGFELFPKIESDYALATAVLPYGSAVHKTEAVQQMLVASARQLAAENGGDRLVEGVFADIDGNQARVRIYLTPPDVRPVSTARLTTLWRERVGPVTGLESLKFESDAGGPGRGAAISVELSHRRVDVLARASAEVAETLRFFANVSDIDDGYSPGKRQLDFKIRPEARSLGLRAQDVARQLRYAYYGAEALRQQRGRNEVKVMVRLPKSERISEHHLEEMILRTPAGKEIPLLEAVDIQQGRAYTSIDRRNGRRVITVSADVRPRSQADRVMGSLMGETLPALQEKYPGLTYSFEGRQADRRESMQSLMTGLVFALMVIYAMLAVPFNSFVQPLIIMISIPFGIVGAVIGHMIMGYSLSVMSMFGVVALSGVVINDSLVLIDFANRRRLGGISVHDAIQQAGIVRFRPILLTTLTTFGGLAPMIFETSRQARFLIPMALSLGFGILFATVITLVLVPCFFVVVEDLRRALGLAQEQPEGTSEVIDREKQSAA; this is encoded by the coding sequence ATGGATAGAGATCTGCTTGGCCCTGAAACCGAGGGGGATCGCCGTAAATCCGGTCCCATCGCCTGGATGGCCGGGCACACCGTGGCGGCCAACCTGTTGATGGTTGTTTTTCTGGTGGGTGGCCTGATCTTTTCCCGGCAGATCAAAAAAGAGGTGTTTCCCGATTTCGAACTGGACATCGTGACCGTTTACATGGCCTACCCCGGCGCCAGTCCGGAAGAGGTCGAACGCGGGATTGTGCTGGCCGTCGAGGAGGCCATCCAGGGGATTGACGATATCAAGGAAGTGACCGCGGTGGCCAACGAAGGCTCTGCCACGGTGACGGTTGAAGTCGTCGAGGGCAAGAATATCCAGCGGGTCGCCCAGGACATCCAGAATTCGGTGGATCGGATCACTTCGTTTCCCGATGAGGCCGAGGACGCCCGGGTGACGGTAACCCAGCGCCGACGGTATGTGGTTTCCCTGGCACTGTTCGGCAATCCGGGAGAGCGTATTCTGCGAGAGACGGCGGAGATGGTCCGCGACCGCCTGCTTCAGGATCCGGGCATCACCCAGGTGGATCTGTCCGGTATCCGGGATTATGAAATCAGCATCTCCGTTCCCCAGGCCACCTTGCGGGCGTACGGACTTACCCTGGAGGGCGTGGCGGCGGTCATCCGGCGGGCGGCCATCGAACTTCCCGGCGGCTCCATTAAAACCGACAGCGGGGATGTGCTGGTGCGCATGACCGAGCGGCGCGATTTCGGTCCGCAGTTTGCCCGTATCCCCATCATCACCGCCAATGACGGCACCCAGGTGCTTCTGGGGGATATTGCCGACGTGGTCGACGGTTTCGAGGATACGGACAGTTTCGCCACCTATAACGGCCAGCGGGCCATTCTGATCGATGTCTACCGGGTCGGCGAGCAGACCCCGCTGGCGGTGTCCGATGCCGTGCGTCGGAAACTGGTCGAGATCCGGCCGGACCTGCCCCCGGGCATCGATCTGGTTTCCCGTAACGACCGATCCGACATTTACCGTCAGCGCATGGACCTGATGCTGCGCAACGGCTACTTCGGTCTGACCCTGGTGTTCATCCTGCTGGCCATTTTCCTCGAACCGCGGCTGGCCTTCTGGGTTAGCCTGGGGATTCCCATCTCCATCCTTGGCTCGCTCTTTTTCCTGCCCGCCGCCGGGGTGAGTATTAACATCATGTCCATGTTTGCCTTCATCATCACCCTGGGCATCGTGGTGGACGACGCCATTGTGGCCGGTGAGAACATGTACCACCACCGCCAGGCCGGGAAATCCTGGATCCGGGCGGCCGTGGCCGGCACCCGCGAGATTGCCATGCCGGTGACCTTCAGCGTGCTGACCAACATCGTGGCCTTTGCTCCGCTGTTTTTCGTTTCCGGCATCATGGGCAAAATCTTCCGGCAGATTCCGGTGGTCGTGGTGGCCGTTTTCGCCGTTTCGCTGGTCGAGAGTCTGCTGATTTTACCGGCTCATATCGGTCATCGCAAACCCCGTTCGGAAACGGGCCTCTTCGGCTGGATCCTGCGTCAGCAGGAGCGCTTCAGTCACTGGTTTTCCCGTTTGGTGCGCACCCGTTACGGCCCCTTTCTTGACCTGGCGTTACGGCAGCGGTTCATCGTGATCTGCATCGCGATTACCGTTTTGATGCTGACGGTGAGTTACATCAAAAGCGGGCGCATGGGATTTGAGCTGTTTCCCAAGATCGAATCCGATTACGCGCTGGCCACGGCGGTGCTGCCCTACGGCTCGGCCGTGCATAAAACCGAGGCCGTGCAGCAGATGCTGGTGGCATCGGCCCGGCAACTGGCTGCAGAAAATGGCGGCGATCGCCTTGTCGAAGGCGTTTTTGCCGATATTGACGGCAACCAGGCCCGGGTGCGCATCTATCTCACGCCGCCCGACGTCCGTCCCGTTTCCACGGCCCGGCTCACCACCCTCTGGCGGGAGCGGGTGGGACCGGTTACCGGTCTGGAATCCCTAAAATTCGAGTCCGATGCGGGCGGCCCGGGACGGGGGGCGGCCATCTCCGTTGAACTGAGCCACCGCCGGGTGGATGTGCTGGCCCGGGCCAGTGCCGAGGTGGCCGAGACATTGCGTTTTTTCGCCAATGTGAGCGATATTGACGACGGTTACTCACCAGGCAAGCGCCAGCTGGACTTCAAGATCCGTCCGGAAGCCCGCAGCCTGGGGCTGCGGGCCCAGGACGTGGCCCGGCAGTTGCGCTACGCCTATTACGGTGCCGAGGCCTTGCGGCAACAGCGTGGCCGGAACGAGGTCAAGGTGATGGTGCGCCTGCCCAAAAGTGAGCGCATTTCCGAACATCACCTGGAAGAGATGATCCTGCGCACGCCGGCCGGCAAAGAGATCCCCCTGCTGGAGGCTGTGGACATTCAGCAGGGCAGGGCCTACACCTCCATTGACCGGCGCAATGGCCGGCGGGTGATCACCGTGAGTGCCGATGTGCGTCCGCGTAGCCAGGCCGATCGGGTCATGGGCTCTCTGATGGGCGAAACATTGCCGGCACTGCAGGAGAAGTATCCCGGATTGACGTACAGCTTCGAGGGACGACAGGCGGACCGGCGCGAGAGCATGCAGAGCCTGATGACGGGACTGGTGTTTGCCTTAATGGTGATCTATGCCATGCTGGCGGTTCCTTTCAACAGCTTTGTCCAGCCGCTCATCATCATGATTTCGATTCCCTTCGGTATCGTGGGGGCTGTCATCGGCCACATGATCATGGGCTACAGCCTGAGTGTGATGAGCATGTTCGGTGTGGTGGCCCTGTCGGGCGTGGTGATCAACGACTCGCTGGTGCTCATCGATTTCGCCAACCGCCGGCGCCTTGGCGGTATTTCCGTGCACGACGCCATTCAGCAGGCGGGGATTGTCCGTTTTCGTCCGATTCTGCTGACCACCCTGACCACGTTTGGTGGGTTGGCACCGATGATTTTTGAAACATCCCGCCAGGCCCGTTTTTTGATCCCCATGGCCCTATCGCTGGGGTTCGGCATTCTCTTTGCCACGGTGATTACGCTGGTTCTGGTGCCGTGCTTTTTTGTTGTGGTCGAAGATTTGCGCCGGGCGCTTGGATTGGCCCAGGAGCAGCCTGAAGGCACTTCGGAGGTAATCGATCGTGAAAAACAATCAGCTGCTTGA
- a CDS encoding efflux RND transporter periplasmic adaptor subunit has translation MNQSTLYPPEETAASGATAVSRLRTLIACTMIIALGIAGAGYIMRTAPQAQKRPPQRAAMRVSTQPLFPGTYQVTVSAMGAVVPAREITLKTRVSGAVQSVHPEFVEGGLIRAGQKVLKIDAKDYQLAIARQESAVVDAEYALKVEMGYQDVARREWDLLNPGQPADAQDAELVLRKPHLAKAQSDLAAARAELEQARLNLSRTDVVAPFNAVLRVKNVSVGSQVTTQDALAELVGTDEYWIQVSLPMERLAWIRIPRTRAQAGAEVTVFYRGHQRKGTVARLLSDLETEGRMARILVSVKDPLGLADKAGGPPMLIGEYVRVEIQGRRLTDVYRIPRTALRDNSTIWILSDDNRLVVLPVKTVWRDADYVLMKNGITPGQRLIVSDLATPVEGIPLMEGDGGELEPAPGKSSPGGKSDG, from the coding sequence ATCCCGCCTGCGAACGCTGATTGCCTGCACCATGATCATCGCCCTTGGCATTGCCGGGGCCGGCTACATTATGCGAACCGCCCCCCAGGCCCAGAAGCGACCGCCGCAACGGGCGGCGATGCGCGTGAGTACCCAGCCCCTTTTCCCGGGCACCTATCAGGTCACCGTATCCGCCATGGGCGCCGTTGTTCCGGCCAGGGAGATCACGCTGAAAACCCGTGTGTCTGGAGCGGTCCAGTCCGTCCATCCTGAATTTGTCGAGGGGGGCCTGATCCGGGCCGGGCAGAAAGTCCTCAAAATCGACGCCAAGGATTACCAGCTGGCCATCGCCCGCCAGGAGAGTGCCGTGGTTGATGCCGAATACGCCCTCAAGGTCGAAATGGGGTACCAGGATGTGGCCCGGCGTGAATGGGACCTGCTTAACCCGGGACAGCCGGCCGATGCCCAGGACGCGGAACTGGTTCTTCGAAAACCGCATCTGGCCAAAGCCCAGTCCGACCTGGCGGCAGCGCGGGCCGAACTTGAGCAGGCCCGGCTGAACCTGTCGCGAACCGACGTGGTCGCACCATTTAACGCCGTGTTGCGGGTGAAAAACGTATCCGTGGGCTCACAGGTGACCACCCAGGATGCCCTGGCCGAGCTGGTCGGTACCGATGAATACTGGATTCAGGTGTCGCTGCCCATGGAACGGCTGGCCTGGATCCGGATTCCACGGACACGGGCGCAAGCCGGTGCCGAGGTGACCGTTTTTTACCGCGGTCACCAGCGCAAAGGGACCGTGGCCCGGCTGCTCAGTGATCTGGAAACCGAGGGGCGCATGGCCCGGATTCTGGTCTCGGTCAAAGATCCGCTGGGACTGGCTGACAAGGCCGGGGGGCCGCCCATGCTCATTGGCGAGTATGTGCGCGTGGAAATTCAGGGGCGTCGCCTGACCGACGTGTACCGGATTCCCAGAACCGCTCTGCGGGACAACAGCACCATCTGGATTCTCTCCGACGACAACCGGCTGGTCGTGCTGCCGGTGAAGACGGTGTGGCGTGATGCCGATTATGTGCTGATGAAAAATGGCATTACGCCGGGGCAGCGGCTGATCGTATCCGATCTGGCCACCCCGGTTGAAGGCATACCGCTGATGGAGGGTGACGGCGGTGAGTTGGAACCGGCTCCCGGAAAATCCTCCCCAGGGGGAAAATCCGATGGATAG